The segment CCCTGAGCCCAGGGGTGCCCGAGGTGGGTGGGGGTAAAGTCACAGTCTGGCAGGGCTGGGACAGGGCCAGAGCAGTACAAGGCAGGCAGGAGGGTCCAGCTGCATAGTGGGCTCAAAGGCTGAGGGTCCGGAGGCAAATGCGAAAGAACAGAGCCGGCGAGCAAGACAGTAAATAAATGCCAGCCTCGCGACAGGAGAAAGGCGGTCCGCAGGCCCACGGGACTACATCTCCCAGCAGCCTCAGCGCCAGACAGGGCACTTCCGGCCTCTCCGCGCTCCCTCGAGGAGGCAGGGCCAAGGGCGGGGCGGGAGCGGCGCGGGGAAGTTGGGGCGCGCCCTGTCAGGGCGCGTGTGACGTTCTTCCTGTGCGCCGCCTAGCGTCTCGGTCGTGCCGGGTCCTGAGCCTCAGAGCTGTGAAGGTGACAGCGGGCGGTCACTGGCTTGCctttccccgcccctccccgcgaTGCTGGCGGCACGGCGGCTGCTCGGCGGGTCGCTCCCCGCGCGGGTGTCTGTGCGATTCAGCGGCGACACGGTGAGGCCCGACCTGGCTCGTTCCAGGGGCGCTCGCGGGCCGGGTCTCGCTGTCGCGTCTGCGCGCGCCATACCTGGGTCCGTAGTGCCTTCTGGAGAAGCCTCTCATCTCCCCCGTCTGACAGGAAGGTTGCCGATGTAGGAGGGGACGGGTTCCAAACGGGAGGCTGATTCTCCCCGGCCCCCTAGCCCTCCGGCTCCTTGGCTTCCCCTTATTTAACAATTGCGCGACCTAACGGAGAATTTTGCAGGTGGCAAAGCGTCCTTGTCTCATTCCTTCCTCGCTACAACCTTGTAGCGCGTGAAGGGGTCactgccccattttacagatgcagaaacagcTTTGGAGAGGGCCGTTCATTCCTCGTCCAAAGTTCTGCTCCCTGTATTGGCCCTTAAGGGGTTAGGTGTCTGGAAGCGAGGTCCCCTTAGCCCTCAGCTGGGGTTCTCTCTATGTCTCATGGGATTCCAGAGCCATCTCTCCTCAACAGCTTTATCCCGAGCGGGTCTCCCGCCATCATCTTGTGTCCCAGCCTCAGTGAAGCATTCCTCTTCCTTCAGAAAACACGTTTTGTCTCCAGCAGAGTTTAGTCATATAAACAAGACTTTGGCCAAATTAAGTTTTGGTCCAGCAGAGCCATACAAGTAAATAAATGGACGTGACATCACGCTGGGTTCAGGGCTGTAGTCTGTTCTGTGGATCCTGTGTGGGCTTTGGCCACAGACAGACCTGTGCTTAGATTCCATCTGCTCCTTCAGGCTGTGTGCCTTTTGTAAGCTCATTTTGTTCTGAGtcttgtttcctcttctgtgaaatggaggaAATCATTCCTATCTCAGGGTTAGGAGAATGAAATGAGATCTTGGATATAAAAAGCTTAGCCTAGTGCCTGCTAACAGAAAGTGCTTACTAAGTGGTAATGGTAGTTATGACCGTACGAAGGGTTCTGAAGCTTtggcccctgccctcctcccagtcCAACCCTCCTTAACTAGGGGACCCAAAAATCTGTAGCTCCTGGCCTGGCCCCTCATAATCCCAGAGCTCTCCTGGGCATACTGACTCTCTGTGTCCCCAGACAGCGCCCAAGAAAACCTCATTTGGCTCGCTGAAGGACGAAGACCGGATCTTCACCAACCTGTATGGCCGCCATGACTGGAGGTGAGATGGTGCCCTTAGGCTGGTGGGTCCCCAGGCAGGGCCTCCTCCTCACTGCCTtccccaccctgctgctgctgctgctgctaagttgcttcagtcctgtccgactgtgcgaccccatagacggcagcccaccaggctcccccgtccctgggattctccaggcaagaacactggagtgggctgccatttccttctccaatgcatgaaagtgaaaagtgaaagtgaagtcgctcagtcgtgtccgactcttagtgaccccatggaatgcagcctaccagactcctccatccatgggattttccaggcaagagtactggagtggggtgccatcgccttctccttctaTCCAGGCTTAAAGGTGCCCAGAGTCGAGGTGACTGGTACAAGACGAAGGAGATTCTGCTGAAGGGGCCTGACTGGATCCTGGGTGAGGTCAAGACGTCGGGCTTGCGGGGCCGTGGAGGTGCTGGCTTCCCCACTGGCCTTAAATGGAGCTTCATGAATAAGCCCTCAGATGGCAGGTGTGTGTAGGCAGGCAGAAATGGGGTTGCACCTCTGGATGGCTGGGGCTTATCTGGGCCTTGGGgctgtttccttggaaaccaagaGTGAATGGAGTAGGAAAACCTTACCAGAGCTCCAGTAGCAGGGACTCGGTTCCATCGTCTTCCTCAGGAGTCTTGGGGGCAGCAGAGTCTACCCAAGATTTTAACCCAGCAGACTTAATTGATCAgttcctggctctgccatttaatCATATAGCTTTGGGCAGTATTTCTGAACCTCAGTATTCTGTTCTGTAAATGTGTATTGTATTGTGCAGGGATTAGAGAGATACTGTGCCTTCCAGCTTTTGGCCTGCCCTTTGGTCTGCGTGTAGAAAGTAAATGATAAATGTCAGCTCTGCCTCCTTTTGGCTCCAGAGATATGATGGAGGTTCACGGAATGCTCATCGTGACCAAAAGCAGATGTGGGCTCTTGAGAAAGCACTGGGAGAAGCATTTGGGCTGAGTAGAACCAAGACCTTGCCTGTGCTCATAGCTGCCCCAGTGTGGACTAGGCAGTGAGCTCCCCGTCGTTGGTGGTGAGCAAGCAGAGCCCTGGGGACTTGTTGCGGGGACAGAGAAGGATTGGCTGTCAGATAAAACCTGTTTGAGGTTTCCTGGTAGACTGGGGTGGCATACGGTTGAAGGCCTGACCCTGGTGGCCCTGTGGCCCAACTGCCCTGCTGGCCCCTACAGGCCCAAGTATCTGGTGGTGAACGCGGATGAGGGGGAGCCAGGCACGTGCAAGGACCGAGAGATCATCCGCCACGACCCCCACAAGCTGGTGGAAGGCTGCCTAGTAGGGGGCCGGGCCATGGGTGCTCGTGCCGCCTACATCTACATCCGCGGGGAGTTCTACAACGAGGCCTCCAATCTGCaggtgggcagggggagggccAGGTGCTGAGTGGGCACTCTCATACCCCAACCCAGGCAGAGTTCTTCTTAGGTTCTCACGTGGGATCTATCTGGAGTTGTGCTGGGAGGGTGGGGATCTCTTGAGCTGGCCTGTGTCCTGAGTGGGACGTGCACCCCAAAGCCTCTGTCTCGCTCTGTGTCCCAGAGCCTCAGCCTGGGAGGTCTTCCAGGGCTCCAGGGCTCCTGGGGTGGCGGTAGGCTGGAGAACTCACACGTGGGCATTTTTCTTGAAGGGTCAAGAGGTCACGTCAGTAATTCTCAGCCCAGTGACGCCTATAGTAATTGGTCTAGGGCCGAAGCCTCACTTTTCTATTAGGTTCATAACCTGGCACATGGTAGCATTATGTGTgttattacatatttaaaaatcagccTCCAGGGTCCTTTCCTCTACTCAGAAGCAGTACTCACTCATTGTAAAGACAGGAATCCACACACACCAAAGAAAAATCTCCCATAGACTACCTAGAGAAACTACTTGCtgaaattttcattatttccgtaaagtctttaaaaaatacatatagttaGAGATTTTGTTAAATGTTATCACACAAGCAGCACACACATTGTAAAAATCCCTACCCTTCTCCCAGCACGTCTTCTGCCTGTGTCCAGAGGGAGCTTTGGCCCTGGACTATGGTGATGAGCTCCCTGGGCCTGTACCCCGCCCTCCCACACGCAGTGTTCCTGGGCACGTGGGGACTGTGTCTGTACACCCCTGTCCCACAGGTAGCCATCCGAGAGGCCTACGAGGCTGGTCTGATTGGCAAGAATGCCTGCGGCTCCGGCTACGATTTCGACGTGTTTGTGGTGCGTGGGGCCGGGGCCTACATCTGCGGGGAGGAGACGGCGCTCATCGAGTCCATCGAGGGCAAACAGGGCAAGCCCCGCCTGAAGCCGCCTTTCCCTGCAGACGTGGGTACGACCTGGCGCCTGGCCTCGTCCCAGGCCTTGTCCTGTGGAACCTGGGATCTGGCTTCAGGTCGCCACTTATCATTCTTGGGGAATTTCTGAGTCCCTTCTGCACTGGGGGGCCTGACACCGAGTAGGTGGGAACAACATAGAGGCTGCGCCAGTGCCCCCAGGAGTCTCATCCTGCCCCAGGGCACAGGCCACACACCCGGGTGCGCTCCTACCCCCCGGGAACTTGGGGCAGGGTGGCAGagatgcagcacagctggaatcgGGCTCCCGGGGGACGAGAGTTAACACGGGTGGAAGCAGGGCTCTCTGCCGCAGAAGCAGATCCTGGACAGATGCCACCTCCAGGAGACCCACCCCAACTGTCCCCAACCTCCAGCAGccactggtttgttttcttttaaaaaaaaaaaaatgtgtttttggctgtgccaggtcttcgttgctgggcAGGTTTTTCTCTCCTTGTGGCAAACGGGGCCACTCTAGTTCtggtacacgggcttctcatcacGATGGCCTCTTGCTGCCGAGCAAAAGCTCCAGGgcgcgtgggcttcagtggtgGAGCTCCCGGGCCCTGggggcaggctcagtagctgtggcgcacaggcttagttgcccctcagcacgtgggattgaacccacgtctcctgcattggcaggtggattctttgccactgagccaccagggatgtgaCATCCACCAGGTTCTTACCCTCCCCCCCGCAGGAGTGTTTGGCTGCCCTACAACTGTGGCCAATGTGGAGACTGTGGCCGTGTCCCCTACCATCTGCCGCCGTGGGGGTGCCTGGTTTGCCAGCTTCGGCCGAGAGCGCAACTCAGGCACCAAACTGTTCAACATCTCTGGCCACGTCAACAACCCCTGCACCGTGGAGGAGGAGATGTCTGTGCCGCTGAAGGAGCTGATTGAAAAGCACGCTGGTGAGGCCCGGGGCCACCCAGCGGGGTGGGCGGGCCTCgggggcctgggctggggtgggggctgacAGGCGTGCCGGCCCCCGCCCTGACCATCCATCCTCTCGGGGACTGGCTGGGGCCCCAGGGGGTGTCACGGGTGGCTGGGACAACCTCCTTGCTGTGATCCCTGGCGGCTCGTCCACCCCGCTGATCCCCAAGTCCGTGTGTGAGACGGTGCTGATGGACTTCGATGCGCTGATCCAGGCGCAGACGGGGCTGGGCACGGCTGCCGTGATCGTCATGGACCGCTCGGTAAGGAAGGGCTGCCCACGCTCCCACCCAGTGCCTGCCTTAGGCCAGCCTGGCTAGTAACCCAGCCCGAGCTTCTCAGAGACACCCGCCAGTTCTTGGGTCCCGATTCCTGTCACCCAAGataagggaggtgggagaggctggGGGGCAAGGCTTCTCTATGGGGAACGGCCATGGAGCCTGGCAGCGCAGGATGCCTGGGGTGAGTGGAGGTGGCCAGAGCACTGCTGGAATCGGGCGGGTGTGCCGCCAGGGGCTGAGGCTCAGGCTCGGGCACCTCCTCACTGCCCCTTGTCTCCGCAGACGGACATTGTGAAAGCCATCGCCCGCCTCATCGAGTTCTACAAGCATGAGAGCTGTGGCCAGTGTACCCCGTGCCGCGAGGGTAGGCGTGCTGGGCAGGCTGAGGGTTTCTCTGTGGCTCATGCCGGGCCTGGGTGGGGCATGCGGCACAGGTGGCGTGGGTGGGGCACGGGGCACAGGTGGCGTGGGCTCCGGACCCTGAATGCACTGCTGCAGGCGCCCagcttgctgtggcttctctcagCCCCCCGACCCCATGACCTGCACCCCTTGGGTTCCATCCCCTGCACCCCGGCCCGGGGGGTCAGCAGGACATCTCTTGCTGCCCCGGCACAGGTGTGGACTGGATGAACAAGGTGATGGCCCGCTTTGTGAGGGGAGATGCCCGGCCGGCAGAGATCGACTCTCTGTGGGAGATCAGCAAGCAGATCGAGGGCCACACCATCTGCGCCCTGGGCGATGGGGCTGCGTGGCCCGTGCAGGTATGCTGCCCCACGAGGGGCACGGGGGGTGAGTGCCCAGGCATTGGGGGGGCAGCGGGGCTTTCACACCCTGCTTCACACAGCGCTCCctgcatccccacccccaccccagggcctgatCCGACACTTCCGGCCGGAGCTCGAGGAGCGGATGCAGCAGTTTGCCCAGCAGCACCAGGCCAGGCAAGCAGCTTTCTGAGCCCACGGGGCTGGTGTCCGTCTGTCTGGATGGCTGGACAATAAAGCTAGCGATACCCACTCTCTCGTTGCATCTTCTCTGTGGCCTTGCTTgcctgcatgctgctgctgcagcctgTGACTCACAGAGGCTTGTTTCTCAGACGGCGGGGAATAGGTCAGGACAAGGTCATGTTGAGAGTTGACACCTTGACTCCTGTGTGTCAACCTGTCGCAGACtgggcgtgctcagtcatgtccgactctttgggaccctttgggctgaagcccgccaggctcctctgtccaggggattctttccaggcaagaatactggagtgggttgccatttctttctccaggggatcttcctggcccaggaattgaatcctcgtctcctgcattgcaggcggattctttatgcgctgagccacaagggaagcccctgtcatAGACCTCCCTGAGCATTTATTCCTCAGTGCAGCAATCAAGAGTGGGGAGGGGAAAACTGGCCTGGGGTCCAGACCTGGTCCTGGCCCTGTGCAGGCCTCTGGAGGGTGGGAGCAAGGAGAGCAGCGCCCATTCTGCCCTGTGAGGCGATGGCAGGGAAAAAACGGACTGTCTGGTCTGGTTGGGAGGAGAGGTTTATTCTTGCTTCGTGATTTGACGGTGGGGTGAATTTGgaagtggggaaggaaggaaacaacGGACCAGGGGCTGGATAGCGGGAGTGAAGCAGCCCAGCGCCTTCCAGCTCTGCAGAGAGGCTGTGGGTCAGCCTGGGGAAGGGGCACTGAGCCGGCCAGGCTGGGGGCCCCACTAGTCGCTGAGCTGGAGGGGCGCGCCGTCCAGCGGGTGCCACAGCTCCAGCCTGCGGTCACTGTGGCCCAGGCATTCGCGCCAGTGTTGCTGGCGCTCCCCGCCGGCCCGGCTGCTCAGCTGCACTCCACCTGGGTTTGGGGACAGGTCAGGAGCCAGGTGGGAGTCCCACCCCCCGACTTAGCTCCCCCGAATTCCCGCTCACCAATGAAGTCGTCAGCCGTGCCCAGGTCGTAATCCCATACAGACACTAGCAGCGTCTTCTGGGCCAGCTCCTCCCGTGGGCCTGCGTAGAAGAACTCCTGCAGGGGACGCGGTGAAAAGGAGGCGGCCTTAGTCCTTCACAGCTTCAGGGACAGACTCAGGCGAGTGGCCCAGGGTGGCTGGGGCCTGTACTGTGAGACAGGATGCCGACCCCTCCCCCAGCAGCCGGGACTGCCTTCTCTCGGGCCAGCCTACCTCATTGAACTCGGGGTTCAGGGTCTTCTTCCGAACGCTGGTCTTGTATTTCGATTTCCTCCCTGTGTTGGGATGCAGGAAACTGGGAGAGATGAGGTTGGTTTCGGTGTGGCCCCAGAGAGGTGAGCCACGGGGGCACTCTGAGGAACCCCCACTGCCCACCCGGCCACCTGCTTCACACTCACAGGCGGACGAAGGGGTCCGAGTAGCCGTTGGAGTCCATGGGGGCGAGGTGGGCGCAGCGCAGCACGCCCACCAGCAGGCCCCCCCGCTGAGAGCTGTAGCACAGCGACAGCAGGACACGCCCGCGCTCCTCCGAGGCCAGCTCTGCCTCCACCTCCTGCTGCAGGGGTAGGCCGGGTCAGCCTGGTGGCCCAGCGCCCACAGGGTAGGCTGGGTCAGCCCCGCGGGAGAACTCAGACTGGCCTCAAATAAATCAGGGGCCAGTGTCCGATGTCGTGGTCCGGTTTCCCGATACTGTCACTGACTTAGTTCCCTGGAATGAGACTTCCAGGTCCACTCTACCCTCGGGCCTGAGAAGGGGAGGGGGCTTGTCCGGGTCTCGTGATCGGCCACTTGTGGCTCTGTTTGTCGTGGAAGGGGAGGGAACTGATGTCTCTGAGGGTCACAAACGTGtaggagcttcctaggtggccttCCATTAGGGGCCTGTCTCTTCCCTCTTGGGGAAGCCTCTCGGGGAAGCCTGGAAGCAGCTCCCAGAGGGTTGTCCCTCCTCAAAGTGCACACAGGCCTCGTCAGCTGCAAGACCCTCCCCCCTCACACCCCACACCCCAGGAGTCAGATGCTGAATGCCctttgccccccccccccaccccccaccccggcccctgGTGCTTCCAGAAGGACTCGGAGGATACCATGGAAAGAATGTGCTTCTCCCACCCTAATGTGATTTGCAGAAAGCCCATCTGCCTTGCATTCAGTTCTCAgtatggggtgggggggttgtGAGTGCCAGCCAGGCGCCAGGGGGCTGCtgtcaggtgggggtggggggtctgggACGGGAAGGGCTTGTAGTAGGGCTGCTCCCCGGGGAGGGCTCCCCAGCCTGGACTTGACTAACCGACAGTCGCAGGCTCCACTAGGGGGCAGGGCAGCAGCGCTTGGCCCTTAGGTCCTGGGGGAGCTGGGGCGGGGAGGGCCCTGCCCCAGCTCTGCGGGTCCCTGGGGCCCGTGGGCTGTAGTGGCTCTGGCCAGGTCTCTGGTTTCATTCTGCCAATCCCTTGTGGTCACCTTCACCCCTCCTGACAAGGGCCAGTCCAGAGCGCCCAGCCCAGGAGCGTTGCCTGCGCTGCCCCAGGGGCAGGCCTAGCAGCCGTGGGCCCAGCAGCCCACGCAGCCCAGTGGGAGCCTGCGACTGTCGGTTAGTCAAGTCCAGGCTAGGGAGCCCTCCCAGGAGAGCAGCCCTACTACAAGCCCTTCCCGTCCCAGaacgcccccccaacccccgacAGCAGCCCCCTGGCCCCTGGCTGGCACTCACAACCCCCCAACCCCATACTGAGAACTGAACCGCCCATACTGAGAACTGAACCGCCCATGCAGGCCACTGACCAACTGCCCAGCTCCAGCCTCTGTCTCAAGCTGGCCTGTGCTCCTGAGACTATGAGTGTTCATGGgcccagagagagaaaaggcctcagtttctctgagCTCCCCTGGGCCCAGAGCCCTGCCCAGCACCCACCTCCGGGTCCCACGTCTCACTGACCTCATACAGAGACATGCCGCGTGCTGTGTCCAGGCTCTTGGGCCTCTTGGTCTGAAACAGCAGAGAGCCCGGTCACCTGGGCCAGACGACGCCTGGGTCTCCCTCCCTGtcacccccacccagccccaccctgTGCGCCAGCCCCACTCACCAGCCTCCGCCTCTCCAGACACACGTCGAAGCTCCGGGCCCGGTTGGGCACCAGCTTCCTCAGGGGCACCCGCAGCTCTCCCAGGGGAGGCGCCCGCCTCCGTCGCCGCAGCCATGggtcttcacacacacacagcctggggGCCACCTGGGTCAGCCTGGCCAGGCcagccccccatccccacccccaccccagcccctcctcgTGGCCCAGGCCCCGTCCTCACCGCAAGGTCTTGCGCCGGGCGTCCTGGAGGGTGAACCCATGATAGGTGAGCGTCTCCTCCCAGACAGGACCCCTCGTGCCCCGAACCGTGCGTGTCCGCAGCTGGCTGGCCTGAGGGCCAAGCAGGGAGTGTCAGAGCCCTCCTCGGGCCCCGGCGCCCCACCTGGGTGCCCCCCGTCCCAGCAATGGGGGGCCCCTGCCTGAGGGGGGAGGCCTTGGGGAGGAGGGGCATGGCAGACCAGGTGGGCGCTCCAGGCTGGATACCTGGCCGAGGGTCAGCGGTGGGGGCCTGCATCTCGCCCTCACCTTGCTGGCTCCGGGCAGCAGGTTGGCTTTGACGAAGGTATCCATGGAGCCAGAGGCTGGTGGCTTGAGGCCCTGGGAAGGGAGAGTGGCTGTGGGAGAGGCCCGGGGCGCAGGCCCGAGCCCCGGGGACGCCGCCCGCCCCCTCCTCACCTTGGCACGGTGAGCTGTGCAGTGCAGGGTGCTGTTGTCCGTGTCAAAAAGGAGCGTGAACTCGAGGGTGCCGAGGGCGGCTAGGGGCAGGTGGCAGACAGGTCAGCGTCTGCATCAACCCCCGCCGGGCACCAGGCCTCATGGTCCTCCCTGGTCTGAAGCCTGGCCTGCCTGCCCCAGACCCCCTTCCTGGATGGGCGGAGCCCAGAgtgtccctcccccaccccgcccccactcaCTGCTGTCGTCTGAGTCTCCCTCTGGCTCTGGGTCCAGCTGGGGCTGGGGTGCAGAGCGGACCGGGGTCACTGGAGGGCGTGGGTCTGGGGGGTGCAAGGCAGGCTCAGCGGTGGGGTAGAAGTGCGGGAAGTAGTGGGAGATGAGGCGGATGGGCCGGATGGGGCCCGGGCTCACGTCGATAGCCATGTGCTCCTGCATGCTCACCCGCCCCCGGCCCGCCATGGGGGCGCAGGCATGGGCAGGGACTCAGAGGAGCCCCCGAGGACCGCAGATGAGGGGGCGGCACTGACCCACCCAGACAGGGCCAACGGGCATCACTGAGGGCGTCGTGGAGGGTCCTAGGAGGCAGTCGGGACCTGAGGACAGAGCACAGTGTCaaggctggtggggtgggggcctcCAGCCTAGGGGGGGGCACCCCGTGTGCCAGCGGCTAGGCCGGCGGGGCCACTTACCGCTCTGAGAGCCCCTGCACCTGCCTGGGTGGCTGCTGGGCGCTGACTGAGGTGACCCGTGAGAGCCAGCGGGTGGCCGTGGGGGAGGCAGAAGGGGCGGGACTCGGGGCCcccccagagcccaggagcccgcagctccctgccctccaccccaagGGTCCCTTCCCCCCACAGTTCGCACTCTGTCGGAGAGTTATTTTCACCACCATCATGTGGCTCTGCTCCcaggggaggaggctggagggccagAGGTGACACAAGAGGTGTGAGGGCAacaggaggcagggtggggggaaaggggGGGTGAGAGAGGGGGGtcggggagtgggggtggggggaaaggaggggtgagagaggactgggggagcgggggtggggggaaaggggtgagagagggggtggggggaggcagggtggggggaaaggaggggtgagagagggggctggggggaggcagggtggggggaaaggaggggtgagagagggggtgggggaggcagggtggggggaaaggaggggtgagagagggctgggggaggcagggtggggggaaaggggtgagagagggggctggggggaggcagggtggggggaaaggaggggtgagagagggggctggggcgaggcagggtggggggaaaggaggggtgagagagggggctggggggaggcagggtggggggaaaggggtgagagagggggctgggggagcgggggtggggggaaaggaggggtgagagaggggactggggggaggcagggtggggggaaaggggggtgagagagggggctgggggagcgggggtggggggaaaggggtgagagggggctggggggaggcagggtggggggaaaggaggggtgagagagggggctggggggaggcagggtggggggaaaggaggggtgagagagggggctggggggaggcagggtggggggaaaggggGGGTGAGAGAGAGGActgggggaggcagggtggggggaaaggaggggtgagagggggctggggggaggcagggtggggggaaaggaggggtgagagagggggctggggggaggcagggtggggggaaaggggtgagagagggggctgggggagcgggggtggggggaaaggaggggtgagagagggggctgggggaggcagggtggggggaaaggaggggtgagagagggggctggggggagcgggggtggggggaaaggaggggtgagagaggg is part of the Bos javanicus breed banteng chromosome 29, ARS-OSU_banteng_1.0, whole genome shotgun sequence genome and harbors:
- the NDUFV1 gene encoding NADH dehydrogenase [ubiquinone] flavoprotein 1, mitochondrial isoform X1, with translation MPASRQEKGGPQAHGTTSPSSLSARQGTSGLSALPRGGRAKGGAGAARGSWGAPCQGACDVLPVRRLASRSCRVLSLRAVKTAPKKTSFGSLKDEDRIFTNLYGRHDWRLKGAQSRGDWYKTKEILLKGPDWILGEVKTSGLRGRGGAGFPTGLKWSFMNKPSDGRPKYLVVNADEGEPGTCKDREIIRHDPHKLVEGCLVGGRAMGARAAYIYIRGEFYNEASNLQVAIREAYEAGLIGKNACGSGYDFDVFVVRGAGAYICGEETALIESIEGKQGKPRLKPPFPADVGVFGCPTTVANVETVAVSPTICRRGGAWFASFGRERNSGTKLFNISGHVNNPCTVEEEMSVPLKELIEKHAGGVTGGWDNLLAVIPGGSSTPLIPKSVCETVLMDFDALIQAQTGLGTAAVIVMDRSTDIVKAIARLIEFYKHESCGQCTPCREGVDWMNKVMARFVRGDARPAEIDSLWEISKQIEGHTICALGDGAAWPVQGLIRHFRPELEERMQQFAQQHQARQAAF
- the NDUFV1 gene encoding NADH dehydrogenase [ubiquinone] flavoprotein 1, mitochondrial isoform X2, with protein sequence MLAARRLLGGSLPARVSVRFSGDTTAPKKTSFGSLKDEDRIFTNLYGRHDWRLKGAQSRGDWYKTKEILLKGPDWILGEVKTSGLRGRGGAGFPTGLKWSFMNKPSDGRPKYLVVNADEGEPGTCKDREIIRHDPHKLVEGCLVGGRAMGARAAYIYIRGEFYNEASNLQVAIREAYEAGLIGKNACGSGYDFDVFVVRGAGAYICGEETALIESIEGKQGKPRLKPPFPADVGVFGCPTTVANVETVAVSPTICRRGGAWFASFGRERNSGTKLFNISGHVNNPCTVEEEMSVPLKELIEKHAGGVTGGWDNLLAVIPGGSSTPLIPKSVCETVLMDFDALIQAQTGLGTAAVIVMDRSTDIVKAIARLIEFYKHESCGQCTPCREGVDWMNKVMARFVRGDARPAEIDSLWEISKQIEGHTICALGDGAAWPVQGLIRHFRPELEERMQQFAQQHQARQAAF